The following are encoded in a window of Prochlorococcus marinus CUG1417 genomic DNA:
- the gyrA gene encoding DNA gyrase subunit A, whose translation MSDILDSDNSGLSEDNDRIIQTDLRNEMSRSYLEYAMSVIVGRALPDARDGLKPVHRRILYAMYELGLTSGRPYRKCARVVGEVLGKYHPHGDTAVYDALVRMAQDFSMRMPLIDGHGNFGSVDNDPPAAMRYTESRLQSLTDESLLEDIESETVDFSDNFDGSQQEPTVLPARIPQLLLNGSSGIAVGMATNIPPHNLGELINGLKAIIKNPSIESKELFEIIKGPDFPTGGQILGRDGIRETFKTGRGSITMRGVANIEQIKAAGRAEKDAVIITELPFQTNKAALIERIADLVNDKKLEGISDIRDESDRDGMRIVIELKRDAYPQVVLNNLFKLTPLQNNFSANILALVKGEPTTLSLRKMLDVFLDFRVETIRRRTGFLLRKAEERDHIVKGLLLALAAMDQIINLIRSAKDVITAREKLQTDHELSSTQAEAILQMQLRRLTALEADKIKAEHDDLTQKINQYEQILNSKERIYEIILEELNKIDEKFSSPRKTEILDLGGGLDDIDLIANDRSVVLLTEAGYLKRMPVNEFESTSRGSRGKAGTKTHGDDEVKLFISCNDHDTLLLFSDRGVAYALPAYRVPMGSRTAKGTPSVQLLPIPREEKITSLVAVDSFDNDFYLLMLTRAGFIKRTSLSAFSKIRSNGLIAINLEDGDALTWVRLSKEGDSVLIGSRTGMAIHFRLDFNELRPLGRTARGVKSMNLRKGDNLVSMDVLTSDLVDQLAKSGDLTKENDESLLVNSSEGPWVLIASAFGLGKRVPVTQFRLQKRAGMGLRAIKFRIEDDVLVCLKVLGEGEELLFVTEKGVIVRTNADKISQQSRAATGVKLQKLDEGDHLSEVVLVPHEQINEIDKISSEREK comes from the coding sequence ATGTCTGATATTTTAGATTCCGATAACTCAGGATTAAGCGAAGATAACGATCGAATTATTCAGACTGACCTAAGAAATGAAATGTCTCGTTCATACCTTGAGTATGCAATGAGCGTTATAGTTGGTCGTGCTCTTCCAGATGCAAGAGATGGATTAAAACCTGTCCACAGAAGAATTCTTTATGCAATGTATGAACTTGGTTTAACTAGCGGTAGACCATACAGAAAATGTGCAAGAGTTGTAGGAGAAGTACTTGGTAAATACCACCCTCATGGCGATACTGCTGTTTATGATGCTTTAGTTAGGATGGCCCAGGATTTCTCTATGAGGATGCCACTCATAGATGGCCATGGAAACTTTGGTTCTGTTGATAACGACCCTCCAGCAGCAATGAGATATACAGAATCTCGTTTACAGTCTCTTACGGACGAAAGTTTATTAGAGGATATTGAATCTGAAACAGTAGATTTTTCTGATAATTTTGACGGTTCACAACAAGAACCAACGGTTTTGCCGGCTAGGATACCTCAATTACTTTTAAATGGTTCATCTGGAATAGCAGTTGGAATGGCAACTAATATTCCACCACATAATTTGGGAGAATTAATTAATGGTCTCAAAGCAATAATCAAAAACCCTTCGATTGAAAGTAAGGAACTTTTTGAAATAATCAAAGGTCCTGATTTTCCCACTGGAGGACAAATTTTAGGAAGAGATGGGATTAGAGAAACTTTCAAAACTGGAAGAGGTTCAATAACAATGAGAGGTGTTGCAAATATTGAACAAATCAAAGCTGCTGGTAGGGCAGAGAAAGATGCAGTAATAATTACGGAACTACCTTTTCAAACTAATAAAGCAGCTTTGATAGAGAGAATTGCTGACTTGGTCAATGATAAAAAATTAGAAGGAATTTCTGATATTAGAGATGAAAGTGATCGAGATGGAATGAGAATTGTTATCGAACTAAAGAGAGATGCCTATCCACAAGTAGTTTTAAATAATTTATTTAAGTTAACTCCCCTACAAAATAACTTTAGTGCGAATATTCTAGCTTTGGTAAAAGGAGAACCCACAACTCTTTCACTTCGAAAAATGTTAGATGTATTTCTAGATTTTAGGGTTGAGACAATAAGACGAAGAACAGGATTCTTATTAAGAAAGGCAGAAGAAAGGGATCACATTGTAAAGGGACTTCTATTAGCCTTAGCTGCTATGGATCAAATTATCAATTTAATAAGATCAGCCAAAGATGTAATTACAGCTCGCGAAAAATTACAAACTGATCATGAGTTATCTTCCACGCAGGCAGAGGCAATTTTACAAATGCAGTTAAGAAGATTAACAGCCCTTGAGGCAGATAAAATTAAGGCTGAACATGATGATTTAACTCAAAAAATAAACCAATATGAGCAAATATTGAATAGTAAAGAAAGAATTTATGAAATTATTCTTGAAGAACTTAATAAAATAGATGAAAAATTTTCTTCTCCAAGAAAAACAGAAATACTAGATTTAGGTGGTGGTCTAGATGATATTGATCTTATAGCAAATGATAGGTCAGTAGTTTTATTAACTGAAGCTGGTTATTTAAAAAGGATGCCCGTCAACGAATTTGAATCTACCAGTCGTGGGTCAAGGGGTAAAGCTGGCACAAAGACCCATGGAGATGATGAGGTCAAATTATTCATAAGCTGTAACGATCATGATACTCTTTTACTTTTCAGTGATAGAGGGGTAGCTTATGCTCTCCCAGCATATAGAGTTCCTATGGGCAGTAGAACAGCAAAGGGTACTCCATCAGTTCAACTTCTCCCGATACCACGAGAAGAAAAAATAACTTCATTAGTTGCAGTAGATTCTTTTGATAACGATTTTTATTTATTAATGCTTACTAGGGCTGGATTTATAAAAAGAACTTCACTTTCTGCTTTCTCAAAAATTCGCTCAAATGGTTTAATAGCAATTAATCTTGAGGATGGAGACGCCTTAACTTGGGTCAGATTATCAAAAGAAGGTGATAGTGTTTTAATTGGATCAAGAACAGGAATGGCTATTCATTTCAGATTGGATTTTAATGAATTAAGGCCACTTGGCAGGACAGCTAGGGGCGTTAAATCCATGAACCTTAGAAAAGGAGACAATCTTGTATCTATGGATGTTTTGACATCTGATTTGGTTGATCAATTAGCAAAAAGTGGGGATCTTACAAAAGAAAATGATGAAAGTCTTTTAGTTAACTCTTCAGAAGGACCTTGGGTATTAATAGCTAGTGCATTTGGACTAGGAAAGAGAGTTCCAGTAACTCAATTTAGATTACAAAAAAGAGCAGGGATGGGTTTAAGAGCGATAAAGTTCAGAATTGAAGATGATGTATTAGTTTGTTTGAAAGTCCTTGGAGAAGGAGAAGAGTTACTTTTTGTTACCGAAAAAGGTGTAATAGTTAGAACAAACGCTGATAAAATTTCACAGCAATCTAGGGCAGCTACTGGAGTAAAATTACAAAAACTGGACGAGGGAGATCATTTATCAGAAGTAGTATTAGTCCCTCATGAACAAATAAACGAAATAGACAAAATAAGCTCTGAGAGAGAAAAGTAA
- the crtL gene encoding lycopene beta cyclase has product MEILDILILGSGPAALCLASELAKQNLKIKGISTKSPTEKWENTYGIWASELEELGLESLLSHRWSKTVSFFGNGENKKGDTPTKHNYDYGLINQEAFQNELLKKCRGIEWLNETAENIVEKNKLSEVICLSGLRITARLVIDASGHKSNFVKRPVQDEIAQQAAYGIVGKFSSPPVNKEQFVLMDFRPNHLNKEEKLSSPSFLYAMDLGNETFFVEETSLASYPALSQENLKKRLVKRLNSKGIEVCEIFHEENCLFPMNLPLPFKKQFVLGFGGSASMVHPASGYMIGSLLRRAPLLAEKLAIFLKEPHLSSFELATKGWEILWPYELTQRHKLYQYGLRRLMSFDESRLRSFFTNFFKLATNEWVGFLTNTLPLPKLIYVMSKMFINSPLKVKLGMLKLN; this is encoded by the coding sequence ATGGAAATACTTGATATTTTAATTTTAGGTTCCGGTCCTGCAGCATTATGTTTAGCTTCAGAATTGGCCAAGCAAAATCTAAAAATTAAGGGAATATCCACTAAATCTCCAACTGAAAAATGGGAGAATACTTATGGTATATGGGCATCAGAGCTAGAGGAATTAGGATTAGAGTCCTTGTTATCTCACAGATGGAGTAAAACTGTTAGTTTCTTTGGAAACGGGGAAAATAAAAAGGGGGATACTCCCACAAAACATAACTATGATTATGGTTTAATAAATCAAGAAGCTTTTCAAAATGAACTTTTAAAAAAATGCAGAGGAATTGAATGGTTGAATGAAACTGCAGAAAATATTGTCGAGAAAAACAAACTATCTGAGGTAATTTGTCTTTCAGGTCTAAGAATTACGGCTAGGTTAGTGATTGACGCAAGTGGTCATAAAAGTAATTTTGTAAAAAGACCAGTTCAGGATGAAATTGCTCAACAAGCTGCTTATGGAATTGTCGGTAAATTTTCATCGCCACCTGTTAATAAAGAACAGTTTGTTCTAATGGATTTTCGTCCAAATCATCTGAACAAAGAAGAAAAGTTATCCTCCCCTTCCTTTCTTTATGCAATGGATCTGGGAAATGAAACTTTTTTTGTCGAAGAAACATCCTTAGCTAGTTATCCTGCATTATCTCAAGAAAATCTTAAAAAAAGACTTGTTAAAAGACTAAATAGTAAAGGCATCGAGGTATGTGAAATTTTTCATGAAGAGAATTGCCTTTTCCCAATGAATTTACCCCTCCCATTTAAAAAACAATTTGTACTTGGTTTCGGAGGGTCTGCAAGCATGGTGCATCCGGCCTCAGGATATATGATCGGCTCTTTATTAAGAAGAGCTCCCCTCCTTGCAGAAAAATTAGCAATCTTTTTAAAAGAACCTCATCTAAGTTCTTTTGAACTAGCAACAAAAGGTTGGGAAATCCTATGGCCTTACGAGTTAACACAAAGGCACAAACTTTACCAATACGGTCTAAGAAGATTGATGAGTTTTGACGAAAGTAGATTAAGAAGCTTTTTCACGAATTTCTTTAAATTAGCAACCAATGAATGGGTAGGTTTTCTTACTAATACACTTCCACTTCCAAAACTAATTTACGTGATGAGTAAGATGTTTATAAATTCACCTCTAAAAGTGAAACTAGGAATGCTCAAGTTAAATTAG
- a CDS encoding glycoside hydrolase family 57 protein, with the protein MNGRYPQGNVLGQLAIVLHAHLPYVRKNEKNSLEEDWLFQAILECYIPLLQSIESSKNENPENTKLTISLSPTLLSLLNNKQIQETFPSWIKTRNDFLNELPIEEKNASAFLMNNLNDKYLYWQNCSGNLIEKFRLLNNSGNLDILTCAATHGYLPILRENPETIKGQINTAIRSHENIFETKPLGIWLPECAYYEGLDEILFNSGIRYTILDGHGILNSTPRPRYGVYAPICSKKGVAFFGRDSESTLPVWSAKDGFPGNKVYREYHKDLGWELPLSSLQKKGISTKRPLGLKFHKITDENISLGKKEFYLENEAKNKASEHADAYLLARSKQLEKLTLSSSFNPLLVAPFDAELFGHWWYEGPFFIENILKNSRKYSIKLTNLKEFLMQKPNLQICDPSPSSWGQGGYHNYWINDANAWIVPEITKAGSTFVNLCLKNFNNDLSPRLFKQAARELLLSESSDWSFILRAGTTTELAKERIERHLFRFWKLIEMIKNQSNINLKFLEDIEEEDKVFPNINIDDWRK; encoded by the coding sequence ATGAATGGGCGATACCCCCAAGGAAATGTTTTAGGTCAGTTGGCGATAGTTTTACATGCTCATCTACCTTATGTCAGAAAAAATGAAAAAAACTCCTTAGAAGAGGATTGGTTATTTCAGGCGATTCTAGAATGTTATATACCACTACTTCAATCAATAGAATCTTCCAAAAATGAAAATCCTGAAAATACAAAACTTACTATTAGTTTGTCTCCAACATTATTATCACTTCTAAATAACAAGCAAATTCAAGAAACTTTTCCAAGCTGGATTAAAACAAGGAATGATTTCCTAAACGAACTGCCAATAGAAGAAAAAAATGCCTCTGCATTTTTAATGAATAATCTTAATGATAAGTATCTATATTGGCAAAATTGTTCTGGAAATTTAATTGAGAAGTTTAGGTTATTAAATAACTCTGGAAATTTGGATATTCTCACTTGTGCTGCTACTCATGGATATTTACCAATTCTAAGGGAGAACCCTGAAACTATTAAAGGACAAATAAATACAGCCATTAGGAGCCATGAAAATATTTTTGAAACAAAGCCTTTAGGTATTTGGTTACCTGAATGCGCATATTATGAGGGCTTAGATGAAATATTATTTAATTCTGGAATTAGATATACAATCTTAGACGGGCACGGTATTCTAAATTCCACGCCAAGGCCTAGATATGGTGTATATGCTCCAATATGCTCTAAAAAAGGAGTGGCTTTTTTCGGGAGAGACAGTGAGTCAACCCTGCCCGTTTGGTCTGCTAAGGATGGATTTCCGGGCAATAAAGTCTACAGGGAATATCATAAAGATTTGGGGTGGGAATTGCCTCTCTCAAGTCTCCAAAAGAAAGGTATTTCAACAAAAAGACCTTTGGGTTTAAAGTTTCATAAGATTACAGATGAAAATATTTCTTTAGGGAAAAAAGAGTTTTACCTTGAAAATGAAGCCAAAAATAAGGCGTCAGAACATGCTGATGCCTATCTTCTGGCGAGATCCAAACAACTAGAAAAATTGACTTTATCCTCTTCCTTTAACCCTTTATTGGTAGCTCCATTTGATGCAGAGTTATTTGGTCATTGGTGGTATGAAGGACCTTTTTTTATTGAAAATATATTAAAGAACTCTAGAAAATATTCAATTAAGCTTACAAATTTAAAAGAATTCTTAATGCAAAAACCAAATCTTCAGATTTGTGACCCATCGCCATCAAGCTGGGGGCAAGGTGGTTACCATAATTACTGGATTAATGATGCAAATGCATGGATCGTTCCAGAAATCACAAAGGCAGGCTCAACCTTTGTTAATTTGTGCTTAAAAAATTTTAATAATGACTTATCTCCAAGACTTTTTAAACAAGCCGCAAGAGAATTACTTCTCTCTGAGTCTTCTGATTGGAGTTTTATTCTAAGAGCTGGAACCACAACTGAGCTCGCAAAAGAGAGAATAGAAAGACACTTATTCAGGTTCTGGAAATTGATTGAAATGATCAAAAATCAATCTAATATTAATTTAAAATTTCTTGAAGATATTGAAGAAGAGGATAAAGTCTTCCCAAATATTAATATTGATGATTGGCGAAAATAA
- a CDS encoding 2-isopropylmalate synthase, whose amino-acid sequence MSKDPGRILIFDTTLRDGEQSPGASLNLEEKLAIAHQLARLGVDVIEAGFPFASPGDFKAVNKIANAVGKENGPIICGLARASQGDIKACYEAVSPAPRKRIHTFIATSDIHLKHKLKKSRKDVLQIVPEMVNYAKSLVDDIEFSCEDASRSDPDFLYEVIQLAISAGATTINIPDTVGFTTPSEFGKLIADINMNVPNIDEAVISVHGHNDLGLAVANFLEAVKNGARQLECTINGIGERAGNASLEELVMALHVRKSFFNSFFKRNPDSPTPLTAIRTEEITKTSRLVSNLTGMTVQPNKAIVGANAFAHESGIHQDGVLKNRLTYEIIDAKTVGLSDNKISLGKLSGRSAVRARLEEMGYDLSREDLNDAFARFKDLADRKREITDRDLEAIVSEQVQLPEAKFQLSLVQVSCGNASKPTATISLLNTEDNTEDTAVSIGTGPVDAVCEALNKLAKVPNELIEFSVKSVTEGIDALGEVTIRIRRGNKIYSGHSADTDVVVAAANAYVNALNRLLFSEKKNSIHPQFDNLENPEKTFLSNPAN is encoded by the coding sequence ATGTCAAAAGATCCTGGAAGAATTTTGATATTTGATACAACTCTTCGTGATGGAGAGCAGTCTCCTGGTGCTAGCTTAAATCTTGAAGAAAAACTTGCTATCGCTCATCAATTAGCAAGACTAGGAGTGGATGTTATTGAGGCTGGATTCCCTTTCGCAAGTCCAGGAGATTTTAAAGCTGTTAATAAAATTGCCAATGCTGTAGGGAAAGAAAATGGTCCAATAATATGTGGTTTAGCTAGAGCGTCACAAGGAGATATAAAAGCATGTTATGAAGCAGTAAGTCCAGCTCCTAGGAAAAGAATACATACTTTTATTGCCACAAGTGATATTCATCTTAAACATAAACTTAAAAAATCCAGAAAAGATGTTCTTCAAATAGTTCCAGAGATGGTTAATTATGCAAAATCGTTGGTAGATGATATTGAATTTTCTTGTGAAGATGCCTCAAGGAGTGATCCTGATTTTTTATACGAAGTGATTCAACTAGCAATTTCTGCAGGAGCGACAACAATAAATATCCCTGATACTGTTGGATTTACTACTCCTAGTGAATTTGGCAAACTAATTGCCGATATAAATATGAATGTTCCAAATATTGACGAGGCGGTAATCTCGGTTCACGGCCATAACGATTTAGGTTTAGCAGTAGCCAATTTTCTAGAAGCAGTAAAAAATGGAGCGAGACAACTAGAATGTACTATTAATGGAATTGGAGAAAGAGCCGGTAATGCCTCTCTGGAGGAATTAGTAATGGCGCTGCACGTTAGGAAAAGTTTTTTTAATAGTTTTTTCAAAAGAAATCCAGATTCACCAACTCCTCTTACGGCTATAAGAACAGAAGAAATAACGAAAACCTCTAGACTCGTTTCCAACCTAACTGGGATGACTGTACAACCTAATAAAGCAATTGTGGGAGCCAACGCTTTTGCACATGAGTCAGGCATTCATCAGGATGGGGTTTTAAAAAATAGACTAACTTATGAAATTATCGATGCAAAAACTGTTGGGTTGAGTGATAACAAAATATCTTTGGGGAAACTTAGTGGAAGAAGTGCAGTAAGAGCAAGATTAGAAGAGATGGGATATGACCTGAGTCGAGAAGATTTAAATGATGCTTTTGCTCGTTTCAAAGATTTAGCTGACAGGAAAAGAGAGATTACTGATCGAGATTTAGAAGCAATCGTTAGTGAACAAGTGCAGCTCCCAGAAGCTAAATTTCAATTAAGTCTTGTACAAGTAAGTTGCGGTAACGCATCTAAACCTACTGCCACCATTTCGCTTCTAAACACGGAAGATAATACTGAGGATACTGCTGTATCAATAGGGACTGGACCCGTTGATGCTGTATGCGAGGCTTTAAATAAATTAGCTAAAGTTCCTAATGAATTAATTGAATTTTCTGTCAAGTCGGTAACAGAAGGAATTGACGCTTTGGGCGAAGTAACAATAAGAATAAGAAGGGGAAATAAGATATATTCCGGTCATTCTGCGGACACCGATGTAGTAGTTGCTGCTGCCAATGCTTATGTTAATGCCTTAAATAGACTTTTATTTTCCGAGAAAAAAAATTCAATTCATCCACAATTTGATAATTTAGAAAATCCTGAGAAAACATTTCTATCTAATCCTGCAAATTAA